In Virgibacillus sp. NKC19-16, a single genomic region encodes these proteins:
- the srlA gene encoding PTS glucitol/sorbitol transporter subunit IIC: MDFIVSFAEGFINLFQTGADTFIDWMGSIVPLVLMLLIAMNTIIQLIGESRINKIAQKSSKNPLLRYMVLPFLGSFMLANPMVHSLGRFMPEKYKPSYFAAAGQFAHTSNGIFPHINPAELFIFLGIASGIEQLGLPMTDLAVRYLLVGLLMNFIGGWVTDLTTSYVEKQQKVKLSKNVDA; encoded by the coding sequence ATGGACTTCATAGTTAGTTTTGCGGAAGGGTTTATTAACTTATTCCAAACAGGTGCAGACACATTTATTGACTGGATGGGATCTATCGTACCACTGGTTTTAATGTTACTCATTGCTATGAATACAATTATTCAGTTAATTGGAGAATCACGAATAAATAAGATAGCTCAAAAATCATCAAAGAATCCGTTATTAAGGTATATGGTTCTACCATTCTTAGGTTCTTTTATGCTAGCAAACCCAATGGTACATTCTCTTGGTAGGTTTATGCCTGAAAAATATAAGCCAAGTTATTTTGCAGCTGCAGGACAGTTTGCTCATACAAGTAACGGGATTTTCCCACATATTAACCCGGCAGAATTATTTATTTTCTTAGGGATTGCAAGTGGAATTGAACAGCTTGGATTGCCAATGACAGACTTAGCGGTTCGATATTTATTAGTAGGGTTATTAATGAACTTTATCGGCGGTTGGGTTACTGACTTGACAACAAGCTATGTAGAAAAACAACAAAAAGTAAAACTAAGTAAAAACGTTGATGCGTAG
- a CDS encoding SDR family oxidoreductase — translation MTNNWLDIDDKVVIVTGGSSGIGRQIVQTLLDNDAIVYNTDLTDNPIDHPRYHFKETDVTDEEAVRSTVASILEEQSQIDVLVNNAGINLPRLLVDAKGEKPEYEINRKDLDLMLGVNLKGPVLFSQEVSRYFVQAKKGVIINISSEAGQEGSEGQSVYSATKAALIGFTRSWAKELGKHNIRVVAIAPGILEETGLRTPQYEEALAYTRDTTVDQLNGDYSKSIPIRRVGQLAEVADLVCYLSSEKSSYITGTTINISGGKSRG, via the coding sequence ATGACAAATAATTGGTTGGATATAGATGATAAAGTAGTTATTGTAACAGGTGGGTCATCTGGAATTGGGAGACAAATTGTGCAAACGCTTCTAGATAATGATGCGATTGTATATAACACAGACTTAACCGACAATCCTATTGATCATCCTCGTTATCACTTTAAAGAAACCGATGTTACAGATGAGGAAGCAGTTCGCAGTACAGTTGCATCTATTTTAGAAGAACAATCACAAATTGATGTATTAGTGAATAATGCAGGGATTAACTTACCAAGACTCTTAGTAGATGCAAAAGGTGAGAAGCCGGAATATGAAATTAATAGGAAGGATTTAGACCTCATGCTTGGTGTTAACCTAAAAGGGCCAGTTCTTTTTAGTCAAGAAGTATCCCGTTATTTTGTTCAGGCGAAAAAAGGTGTTATTATCAATATCTCTAGTGAAGCCGGACAAGAAGGCTCAGAGGGACAAAGTGTTTATTCCGCAACCAAAGCAGCATTAATTGGCTTTACAAGAAGCTGGGCAAAGGAATTAGGGAAGCATAATATTCGTGTGGTTGCCATTGCACCAGGAATCTTAGAAGAAACTGGGCTAAGAACACCGCAATATGAAGAAGCATTAGCATATACACGAGACACAACTGTAGACCAATTAAATGGTGATTATTCTAAATCAATCCCAATTCGCCGGGTCGGGCAATTAGCTGAGGTTGCTGATTTAGTGTGTTATCTAAGTTCTGAGAAATCAAGCTATATCACTGGAACAACAATTAACATTTCTGGGGGAAAATCGAGAGGTTAA
- a CDS encoding transcriptional regulator GutM encodes MFFIMLLIILAVGFVVQYIFGFVQIKHFTKHYTELREKGRVAIGRRPTIIRSGTLVLFQLNNKNEIEESRYMQGVTVFSRIKHLKGLEGKKINKLGEEDLANYNKLLQGAIHNAQHTFRVVQAGGEIEQIPSPMMKVVKKVNSMFTKKGVKKHGLHS; translated from the coding sequence ATGTTTTTCATTATGTTGCTTATTATTTTAGCAGTTGGCTTTGTCGTTCAATATATATTTGGTTTTGTGCAAATCAAACATTTCACAAAGCATTATACTGAGCTTAGAGAAAAAGGTAGAGTTGCGATTGGAAGACGTCCGACGATCATCCGATCAGGAACACTTGTCTTATTTCAATTAAACAATAAGAACGAAATTGAGGAATCACGTTATATGCAAGGAGTAACAGTGTTCTCGCGTATCAAGCATTTAAAAGGTTTAGAAGGAAAAAAGATAAATAAACTCGGGGAAGAAGACCTTGCAAACTACAATAAATTGCTTCAGGGAGCGATACACAATGCACAGCATACGTTTAGGGTAGTACAAGCAGGTGGGGAAATTGAACAAATTCCTTCGCCAATGATGAAAGTAGTGAAGAAAGTAAATAGTATGTTTACAAAGAAAGGGGTAAAGAAACATGGACTTCATAGTTAG
- a CDS encoding NRDE family protein, with translation MCLINLHLNDHPNYKLIVAANRDEFYERSTAPADFWEDEPQILAGRDLVQMGTWLGVTKQGRFAALTNFRDPDHMQASKFSRGEIVKDYLRTDISPEEFLHTLKQDKDKYVGYNVLVGNAEKLFHYNNVHDEITAISPGTHGLSNDTLNTPWPKVTKGKKNLRDYVMSQEEIEPDKLFEIVSDAEEAPDDDLPETGVELDFERKLSPLFIQTPDYGTRSSTVLLIDNQDNITFHERTFDQGEFKKENHFSFQIENI, from the coding sequence ATGTGTTTAATCAACTTACACTTAAATGATCATCCAAACTATAAATTAATTGTTGCTGCGAATCGGGATGAGTTTTATGAGCGGTCTACTGCACCTGCTGATTTTTGGGAGGACGAACCGCAAATTTTGGCAGGGCGGGATTTAGTTCAGATGGGGACCTGGCTTGGTGTTACAAAGCAGGGGCGTTTTGCTGCATTAACGAATTTCCGTGATCCGGACCACATGCAGGCAAGTAAATTTTCCCGTGGCGAGATTGTTAAAGATTATTTGAGGACAGACATTTCACCGGAGGAATTTCTTCATACATTAAAGCAGGACAAAGATAAGTATGTTGGTTACAATGTACTTGTCGGTAATGCCGAGAAATTATTCCATTATAATAATGTACATGACGAAATAACCGCAATATCGCCAGGCACCCATGGACTAAGCAATGACACCCTAAACACGCCATGGCCGAAAGTAACGAAGGGTAAGAAAAATCTGCGGGACTATGTCATGAGTCAGGAAGAAATCGAACCTGATAAATTATTTGAAATCGTCTCTGATGCCGAAGAAGCACCCGATGACGATTTACCGGAGACAGGCGTAGAATTGGACTTTGAACGGAAATTGTCTCCCTTGTTTATCCAAACACCTGATTACGGCACACGCTCTTCCACTGTTTTACTCATCGACAACCAAGATAACATCACGTTCCATGAGCGCACTTTTGATCAAGGAGAGTTTAAAAAGGAAAATCACTTTTCGTTTCAGATAGAAAATATCTAA
- a CDS encoding PTS glucitol/sorbitol transporter subunit IIA has protein sequence MYQTTIKGIGKDAKAFEAEKMMILFGDNAPSELADFCYVIDIVSVDEDITEEHTLKLDDVSYRITSVGDAVRKNLNDLGHITLKFDGSTTPGQSGTLYLEDKEIAGVETGSTITIEK, from the coding sequence ATGTATCAAACAACAATTAAAGGTATCGGAAAAGACGCGAAAGCTTTTGAAGCAGAAAAAATGATGATTTTATTTGGAGATAATGCACCAAGTGAACTAGCGGACTTCTGCTATGTTATTGATATAGTATCCGTTGATGAAGATATAACAGAAGAACATACATTAAAATTAGATGATGTTTCTTACCGTATTACAAGTGTTGGTGATGCAGTCAGAAAGAACCTAAATGACTTAGGCCACATCACGTTGAAATTCGACGGAAGCACAACACCAGGACAATCTGGTACGCTTTATTTAGAAGATAAAGAGATTGCTGGGGTGGAAACCGGTAGTACAATTACGATTGAAAAATAA
- the srlE gene encoding PTS glucitol/sorbitol transporter subunit IIB: protein MSKKVKIVKGSGGFGGPLVLGVNGKKDKVMYVTGGHKPAIVDKICEITGATAVNGFETSAPEDEIMAAVIDCGGTLRCGIYPQKGIPTINIMATGKSGPLREYITEDIYVSNVDVDQVSIAGEEETDTNGSASNASSSDSENETEEQSTYSKDKKITETKAEQGKQSLLTRIGLAAGKVINTFYQAARDAVQTMLQTVIPFMGFVALLIGIIQGSGIGDLFANVMSPLAGNIWGLMAIGFICSLPFLSPLLGPGGVIGQVLGTLIGVEIGKGNIPPNLALPALFAINTQNAADFIPVGLGLAEAETKTIEVGVPSVLYSRFLNGVPRVFVAWLASFGLYK, encoded by the coding sequence ATGAGTAAAAAGGTGAAAATTGTCAAAGGTTCTGGTGGCTTTGGTGGCCCTTTAGTACTTGGTGTAAATGGCAAAAAAGATAAAGTAATGTATGTAACAGGTGGCCATAAGCCTGCTATTGTAGATAAAATTTGTGAAATTACTGGTGCTACTGCGGTAAATGGATTTGAAACATCGGCACCAGAAGATGAAATCATGGCCGCTGTTATTGATTGCGGCGGGACACTACGTTGTGGTATCTATCCGCAAAAGGGAATTCCGACTATCAATATTATGGCAACAGGGAAAAGTGGCCCATTAAGAGAATATATAACCGAAGATATTTATGTATCGAATGTAGATGTAGATCAAGTAAGTATTGCAGGTGAAGAAGAGACGGATACGAACGGGTCAGCTTCTAATGCCTCTTCTAGTGATTCGGAAAATGAAACAGAGGAACAATCCACTTATTCTAAAGATAAAAAAATTACGGAGACAAAGGCTGAGCAAGGAAAGCAGAGTTTGCTTACAAGGATTGGTTTAGCAGCAGGAAAAGTCATTAATACGTTCTATCAAGCAGCTCGTGATGCAGTACAAACCATGTTGCAAACTGTTATTCCTTTCATGGGGTTTGTAGCGTTGCTAATCGGTATCATCCAAGGTTCGGGGATAGGTGACTTATTCGCTAATGTCATGTCTCCTTTAGCAGGAAACATTTGGGGACTTATGGCTATTGGTTTTATTTGTTCCCTGCCGTTCCTAAGTCCCTTGCTCGGACCAGGAGGCGTTATTGGACAAGTATTAGGGACATTAATTGGTGTAGAGATTGGAAAAGGGAATATCCCGCCTAATCTAGCACTACCAGCACTATTTGCAATCAACACACAAAATGCTGCTGACTTTATCCCTGTTGGTTTAGGATTAGCAGAAGCAGAAACGAAAACTATTGAGGTTGGTGTACCGTCTGTGTTGTATTCCAGATTCTTAAACGGTGTACCAAGGGTATTTGTCGCATGGCTTGCAAGCTTTGGATTATATAAATAA
- a CDS encoding BglG family transcription antiterminator: MELNKKHLKIVEVLMTENVSAEKLSHLMKISQRTLSNYVAHINDYFEGTSQIMKEYNILSILINGEEQFLDRLAILRQEMNSNEAELEERQEALFHHLLEHERITIDDLAEALYLSKSVVNNIVGELKDKLQSYPLDVEGTPNVGLRLEGNEFTIRKVIIEQFPMHYEEIPIPDQMEQNLMDLKKKFHLDEASFTRLRLAVQVTISRLENGHFIEKELDIDSQVFDSEDFKSFQALKEEMVRIYSIENPNQEIFLIVLQLLGRRASIIDEMINEREHSMLERIIKQTIEDINYYYTIKIDEAMFSKDIQLHIKYLINRLLFDVKINNNLVDDVQQRFPFAYELSSVLAENITKEINIEVPISELGFLSLYFSVYLEQLEQQIREIQSVAIITNEGLSTSKLLKINLQKIFGNHIEIVVFNEEAFESEEIEAFDLIISTIWTSRLFNKVVYIENIMDTQLLKLKIEQFLVYKDVRNKKLFNQSVIVDFIEEKDFYHIEKPRDYQDVIRFLSEELVREGKVDKTFTERIITREQAKSTVSGKVGFPHVSHNDHGIFVKVALLNTPLRDYQDVKIVFLLATADEAGNEAVLIRLYEEVLAITTNSYILNKITEDTKYASFAHILNQEMRK; encoded by the coding sequence ATGGAGCTTAATAAAAAGCATTTGAAAATTGTAGAAGTCCTTATGACGGAAAATGTTTCCGCTGAAAAACTTTCCCATCTAATGAAGATATCGCAGAGAACTTTATCCAATTATGTAGCACACATCAATGATTATTTTGAAGGCACTTCTCAAATTATGAAAGAGTATAATATCCTATCTATCCTCATCAATGGCGAAGAACAATTTTTAGATAGATTAGCGATCTTACGACAGGAAATGAACAGCAACGAAGCAGAATTAGAAGAAAGGCAAGAAGCCCTATTTCATCACTTGTTGGAACATGAGAGGATCACGATTGATGATCTTGCCGAAGCACTTTATTTAAGCAAAAGTGTTGTAAATAACATTGTGGGGGAGTTGAAGGATAAATTACAATCTTATCCACTGGATGTTGAGGGAACGCCAAATGTTGGATTACGCTTAGAAGGAAATGAATTCACTATTCGCAAAGTAATTATTGAACAATTTCCCATGCATTATGAAGAAATACCTATTCCAGATCAAATGGAACAAAATTTAATGGATTTGAAAAAGAAATTTCATTTGGATGAAGCTTCTTTTACCAGACTGCGATTAGCTGTACAAGTAACAATTTCCAGGTTAGAGAATGGGCATTTCATAGAGAAGGAATTAGATATTGATTCCCAAGTATTTGACTCAGAGGATTTTAAAAGTTTTCAGGCCTTAAAGGAAGAAATGGTGCGTATCTACTCCATTGAAAATCCCAATCAAGAAATCTTCCTTATCGTGCTTCAATTACTTGGCCGTAGGGCTTCGATTATCGATGAAATGATCAATGAACGTGAACATTCGATGTTGGAGAGAATTATTAAACAGACGATTGAAGATATCAATTATTATTATACCATCAAGATTGATGAAGCAATGTTTAGTAAAGATATCCAGCTGCATATTAAGTATTTAATTAATCGTTTGCTTTTTGATGTCAAAATAAATAATAACTTGGTTGATGATGTGCAACAGCGTTTTCCATTTGCATATGAACTTTCAAGTGTATTGGCAGAAAATATAACAAAAGAAATTAATATTGAAGTTCCAATTAGTGAATTAGGTTTCCTATCGTTATATTTCAGTGTTTACCTGGAGCAGCTGGAACAACAAATCCGAGAAATTCAATCAGTAGCGATTATTACCAACGAAGGATTAAGTACGTCCAAGCTCCTGAAGATTAACTTACAGAAAATCTTTGGTAATCATATTGAGATCGTTGTTTTTAATGAAGAGGCATTTGAAAGTGAAGAAATTGAAGCATTTGATTTAATTATATCCACGATTTGGACAAGTCGATTATTTAATAAAGTGGTCTATATTGAGAACATCATGGACACACAATTGCTGAAATTAAAAATTGAGCAATTCTTGGTTTACAAAGATGTCAGGAACAAGAAATTATTCAATCAAAGTGTCATTGTTGATTTTATTGAGGAAAAAGATTTTTATCATATCGAAAAGCCTCGCGACTATCAGGACGTGATTCGCTTTCTGTCGGAGGAGTTGGTTCGTGAAGGAAAGGTAGATAAAACATTTACGGAAAGAATTATCACGCGTGAACAAGCGAAATCAACTGTGTCAGGAAAAGTAGGTTTTCCACATGTGAGCCACAATGACCATGGGATATTTGTCAAAGTTGCTTTACTAAATACGCCATTACGTGATTATCAAGATGTTAAAATCGTTTTCCTATTAGCTACAGCTGATGAAGCGGGTAATGAGGCGGTCCTAATTAGACTATATGAGGAAGTACTAGCGATTACAACGAATAGTTATATTCTAAATAAAATTACCGAGGATACAAAGTATGCATCGTTCGCGCATATTTTAAATCAAGAAATGAGGAAATAG